Proteins from a single region of Streptomyces glaucescens:
- a CDS encoding LVIVD repeat-containing protein yields the protein MTLSSNPRTRRRRLGIATAAAGLLAALLSAQPAVATPDPGDSPAAEKKISESTREEVREAVRSGDIPGQDEIVHSANIRHLANIPKDVLPGTNSDLAFQGRYAFAGNYDGFRIFDISDPRSPKTVAQVLCPGSQNDISVSGDLLFLSTDSSRSDSSCNSTTQPATEKSSWEGMKVFDISDKRNPKYVAAVETACGSHTHTLVPERRNVYIYVSSYSPNAAYPDCRPPHDGISVIKVPRHAPEKAAVVGFPVLFPGEGEDGGGNPGGPVNPGVSKTTGCHDITVLPSKDLAAGACMGDGILFSIKDPERPKVIDQVQDNVNFAFWHSATFNQKADKVVFTDELGGGGAATCNAAVGPNRGADGIYDIAGKGDKRKLVFRSYYKIPRHQADTENCVAHNGSLIPVKGKDLMVQAWYQGGVSVWDFTDSSRPKEIAYFERGPISTERLAGGGSWSAYYYNGHIYSNDMVKGFDVLRIDDRRTDPAQRVRLDELNVQTQPDYFD from the coding sequence GTGACCCTGTCGAGCAATCCCCGAACACGGCGCAGACGCCTGGGAATCGCCACGGCCGCGGCCGGGCTCCTGGCCGCGCTGCTCAGCGCCCAGCCCGCGGTCGCCACCCCCGACCCCGGAGACTCGCCCGCCGCGGAGAAGAAGATCTCGGAGAGCACCCGCGAGGAGGTGCGGGAGGCGGTGCGGAGCGGGGACATACCCGGCCAGGACGAGATAGTCCACTCCGCCAACATCCGCCATCTGGCGAACATCCCCAAGGACGTGCTGCCGGGCACCAACTCCGACCTGGCCTTCCAGGGCAGGTACGCCTTCGCCGGCAACTACGACGGCTTCCGGATCTTCGACATCTCCGACCCGAGGTCACCGAAGACGGTGGCCCAGGTGCTGTGTCCCGGCTCGCAGAACGACATCTCCGTCTCCGGCGACCTGCTGTTCCTGTCCACCGACTCCTCGCGCAGCGACAGCAGTTGCAACAGCACCACCCAGCCCGCGACCGAGAAGTCGTCCTGGGAGGGCATGAAGGTCTTCGACATCAGCGACAAGCGGAACCCGAAGTACGTCGCCGCCGTCGAGACCGCCTGCGGCTCGCACACCCACACGCTGGTGCCCGAGCGCCGCAACGTCTACATCTACGTCTCCTCCTACTCGCCCAACGCCGCCTACCCCGACTGCCGTCCGCCGCACGACGGCATCTCCGTCATCAAGGTGCCGCGCCACGCCCCCGAGAAGGCGGCGGTCGTGGGCTTCCCGGTGCTGTTCCCGGGGGAGGGCGAGGACGGCGGCGGCAACCCGGGCGGGCCCGTCAACCCGGGTGTCTCCAAGACCACCGGCTGCCACGACATCACCGTGCTGCCCTCGAAGGACCTCGCGGCCGGCGCGTGCATGGGCGACGGCATCCTGTTCTCGATCAAGGACCCCGAGCGCCCGAAGGTCATCGACCAGGTGCAGGACAACGTCAACTTCGCGTTCTGGCACTCGGCGACCTTCAACCAGAAGGCCGACAAGGTCGTCTTCACCGACGAGCTGGGCGGCGGCGGCGCGGCCACCTGCAACGCGGCCGTCGGCCCGAACCGCGGCGCGGACGGCATCTACGACATCGCCGGCAAGGGCGACAAGCGCAAACTGGTCTTCCGCAGCTACTACAAGATCCCCCGCCACCAGGCGGACACCGAGAACTGCGTGGCCCACAACGGTTCGCTGATCCCGGTCAAGGGCAAGGACCTCATGGTCCAGGCCTGGTACCAGGGCGGTGTCTCCGTCTGGGACTTCACCGACTCCTCCAGGCCGAAGGAGATCGCCTACTTCGAGCGCGGCCCCATCAGCACCGAGCGCCTGGCCGGCGGCGGCTCCTGGTCGGCGTACTACTACAACGGCCACATCTACTCGAACGACATGGTCAAGGGCTTCGACGTCCTGAGGATCGACGACCGCCGCACGGACCCCGCGCAGCGGGTCCGGCTGGATGAGCTCAACGTCCAGACACAGCCGGACTACTTCGACTGA
- a CDS encoding TetR/AcrR family transcriptional regulator, with protein MSPRSAAVNEELRRRSRERLLQAAVELVGERGYDATTLGDIADRAGSARGLVSYYFPGKRQLVQSAVHRLMHRTLEEALEREPRTEDGRERMARAIDAILGLARDRTVLMRQHMAGLLQAEGFVQCPEQQRLAELLRDTVARHGSRDTGCDYPMLRSQLMGAVYAMVLPNVGMPISPLRAELFRRYGLDWELGSPPDTEASGGGCDRDLSRFFATEPPAAGQSK; from the coding sequence ATGTCCCCTCGAAGCGCCGCGGTCAATGAAGAGTTGCGGCGCCGTTCCCGGGAACGGCTGCTCCAGGCGGCGGTGGAGCTCGTGGGTGAACGCGGTTACGACGCCACGACCTTGGGAGACATCGCGGACCGGGCGGGTTCGGCGCGCGGACTGGTGTCGTACTACTTTCCCGGCAAGCGCCAGCTCGTGCAGTCGGCGGTGCACCGGCTGATGCACCGCACGCTGGAGGAGGCGCTGGAACGCGAACCGCGTACCGAGGACGGCCGGGAGCGGATGGCGCGGGCCATCGACGCGATCCTGGGCCTGGCCCGCGACCGCACCGTGCTGATGCGCCAGCACATGGCCGGGCTGCTGCAGGCCGAGGGTTTCGTGCAGTGCCCGGAGCAGCAGCGGCTCGCGGAGCTGCTGCGCGACACCGTGGCCCGGCACGGCTCACGGGACACCGGGTGCGACTACCCGATGCTGCGCTCCCAGCTCATGGGCGCGGTCTACGCGATGGTGCTGCCGAACGTGGGGATGCCCATCTCCCCCTTGCGCGCCGAGTTGTTCCGGCGCTACGGCCTGGACTGGGAGCTGGGTTCCCCGCCGGACACCGAGGCGTCCGGCGGGGGGTGCGACCGGGACCTGTCGCGGTTCTTCGCGACGGAGCCCCCGGCCGCCGGTCAGTCGAAGTAG
- a CDS encoding phosphatase PAP2 family protein, giving the protein MHSPSVDSPPRPPRHDRAVRAGTVLALCSVLLLTLVAAEWKPLLSFDGDVSRTTHRWAVGDPALTQTCRILTDWVWDPNTMRLLCGVVVVWLAWRARARWTALWLVATVALGTALQQAVKAAVGRERPVWPDPVDSAHYAAFPSGHAMTATLVCGLLLWLLHRAGAGRALWRTAVTVAVVSVAGVGVTRVWLGVHWPTDVLGGWLLGAAVAALAVAVHQRLRP; this is encoded by the coding sequence ATGCACTCCCCCTCCGTCGACTCCCCGCCCCGTCCGCCCCGGCACGACCGCGCGGTGCGCGCCGGCACCGTACTGGCCCTGTGCTCGGTGCTGCTGCTCACTCTCGTCGCCGCGGAATGGAAGCCGTTGCTCTCCTTCGACGGCGACGTCTCCCGCACCACGCACCGCTGGGCGGTCGGCGACCCCGCCCTCACCCAGACCTGCCGGATCCTGACGGACTGGGTGTGGGATCCGAACACCATGCGCCTTCTGTGCGGGGTGGTCGTGGTGTGGCTGGCGTGGCGGGCCAGAGCGCGGTGGACGGCGCTGTGGCTGGTGGCGACGGTCGCGCTGGGCACCGCGCTGCAGCAGGCCGTGAAGGCCGCGGTGGGCCGCGAACGGCCCGTCTGGCCCGACCCCGTCGACTCCGCCCACTACGCGGCCTTCCCCTCCGGCCACGCGATGACCGCCACCCTGGTGTGCGGCCTGCTGCTGTGGCTGCTGCACCGCGCGGGCGCCGGCCGCGCCCTGTGGCGCACGGCGGTCACGGTGGCGGTGGTCTCGGTGGCCGGCGTCGGAGTGACCCGAGTCTGGCTCGGCGTCCACTGGCCGACCGACGTCCTCGGCGGCTGGCTGCTCGGCGCCGCGGTGGCGGCCCTGGCGGTCGCCGTCCACCAGCGGCTGCGTCCGTAG
- a CDS encoding FAD-dependent oxidoreductase, which produces MLRVAVVGSGPSGVYSAQTLVQQEPLARVDVLDRLPCPYGLVRYGVAPDHEKIKSLQNSLRTVLEHERVRFLGGVQVGAGGVPAARLRELYHAVVYCVGAATDRHLGIPGEELPGSWSATQFVSWYSAHPDAVDGGFVRDARSAVVIGAGNVAVDVTRILARGAAELSPTDMPDAALRSLAASRVTDIRMVGRRGPSQARFTTKELRELGALPEADVLVDPADLALDPACADPSALPAAQRRNVEVLRSWADATPRGAPRRIRLRFFLRPVELLAEAGRVGAVRFERTAPDGRGGVVGTGEFQVVEAQLVLRSVGYRGVPLEGLPFDAATGTVPHLAGRVLRNGAVAPGEYVAGWIKRGPTGVIGTNRPCAKETVTSLLEDAPALARREVPADPTAVLRAEGVEPVEWEGWRAIERAEAELGAALGRGVVKLPDWRSLMAAAHGDAPRPAVQGPHGPGGRP; this is translated from the coding sequence GTGCTGCGAGTCGCCGTCGTAGGCTCCGGACCGAGCGGGGTCTACTCCGCCCAGACCCTCGTCCAGCAGGAGCCCCTGGCGCGGGTCGACGTGCTGGACCGGCTGCCGTGCCCGTACGGCCTGGTGCGGTACGGCGTGGCGCCCGACCACGAGAAGATCAAATCGCTGCAGAACAGTCTGCGGACCGTGCTGGAGCACGAGCGCGTGCGGTTCCTCGGCGGTGTCCAGGTCGGGGCGGGCGGTGTGCCGGCCGCCCGGCTGCGGGAGCTGTACCACGCGGTGGTGTACTGCGTGGGCGCCGCCACCGACCGGCACCTGGGGATCCCCGGGGAGGAGCTGCCCGGCAGCTGGTCGGCGACCCAGTTCGTGTCCTGGTACAGCGCCCACCCGGACGCCGTCGACGGCGGCTTCGTACGCGACGCCCGGTCGGCCGTGGTCATCGGGGCCGGGAACGTCGCGGTGGACGTCACCCGGATCCTGGCACGCGGCGCGGCCGAACTGAGCCCCACCGACATGCCGGACGCCGCGCTGCGCTCGCTCGCCGCGAGCCGGGTGACCGACATCCGGATGGTGGGCCGGCGCGGACCGTCCCAGGCCCGGTTCACCACCAAGGAACTGCGGGAGCTGGGCGCGCTGCCGGAGGCCGACGTGCTCGTCGACCCGGCCGACCTGGCGCTGGACCCCGCCTGCGCCGACCCGTCCGCGCTGCCCGCCGCCCAGCGCCGCAACGTCGAGGTGCTGCGGAGCTGGGCGGACGCGACGCCGCGGGGTGCGCCGCGCCGGATCCGGCTCCGCTTCTTCCTGCGCCCCGTCGAGCTGCTCGCCGAGGCGGGGCGGGTGGGCGCGGTGCGGTTCGAGCGGACCGCGCCGGACGGGCGGGGCGGGGTGGTGGGCACCGGCGAGTTCCAGGTGGTCGAGGCGCAACTGGTGCTGCGGTCGGTGGGGTACCGCGGGGTGCCGCTCGAGGGGCTGCCGTTCGACGCCGCCACCGGCACGGTGCCGCACCTGGCCGGGCGGGTGCTGCGGAACGGAGCCGTCGCGCCGGGCGAGTACGTCGCGGGCTGGATCAAGCGGGGCCCGACAGGTGTGATCGGCACCAACCGGCCGTGCGCCAAGGAGACGGTGACCTCGCTGCTGGAGGACGCCCCCGCCCTGGCCCGCCGGGAGGTGCCCGCGGATCCGACGGCCGTGCTGCGCGCCGAGGGCGTCGAGCCGGTGGAGTGGGAGGGGTGGCGGGCCATCGAGCGGGCGGAGGCGGAACTGGGCGCGGCGCTGGGCCGGGGCGTGGTGAAGCTGCCCGACTGGCGGTCCCTCATGGCGGCGGCCCACGGCGACGCCCCGCGGCCCGCCGTACAGGGGCCGCACGGCCCTGGGGGGCGGCCGTAG
- a CDS encoding ArsR/SmtB family transcription factor: protein MTTARASRTLPHPARDEIRLEGVLHALSDPMRLRIVRELAADGDELSCSQFVLPVTKSTTTHHFRVLRESGVIRQIYRGTAKMNGLRRDDLDALFPGLLDALLGAAARQSARLG, encoded by the coding sequence GTGACCACCGCCCGTGCCAGCCGCACCCTGCCCCACCCGGCGCGCGACGAGATCCGGCTGGAGGGCGTGCTGCACGCGCTGTCCGACCCGATGCGGCTGCGGATCGTGCGCGAACTCGCCGCCGACGGCGACGAACTGTCCTGTTCGCAGTTCGTGCTGCCGGTCACCAAGTCGACCACCACCCACCACTTCCGGGTGCTGCGCGAGAGCGGGGTCATCCGGCAGATCTACCGGGGCACGGCCAAGATGAACGGTCTGCGCCGGGACGACCTGGACGCACTCTTCCCCGGGCTCCTCGACGCCCTCCTCGGCGCCGCGGCCCGCCAGTCCGCCCGGCTCGGCTAG
- a CDS encoding DUF6214 family protein — protein sequence MLEASFLNLSDRRPEDGAVSVWPAWQVREDGGATAWFQVRLAFPDGAGVEALAVLADGNISLEDVRARPAISLDDLTELADWIEGPLCEACGIVTGSGEGDGGCAGTGARRARPPWPPGIQGRWLVAEEYRAAQQDGVDPVLAVMCATGHSRRKSLRMIAQARDAGFLTPRHARRG from the coding sequence GTGCTGGAGGCATCCTTTCTCAATCTGTCCGATCGACGGCCGGAGGATGGCGCGGTCTCCGTGTGGCCCGCGTGGCAGGTGCGGGAGGACGGCGGCGCGACCGCCTGGTTCCAGGTGCGGCTGGCCTTCCCCGACGGGGCCGGCGTGGAGGCGCTCGCCGTGCTGGCGGACGGGAACATCTCCCTGGAGGACGTCCGGGCCCGGCCCGCGATCTCCCTCGACGACCTCACGGAACTCGCCGACTGGATCGAGGGACCGCTGTGCGAGGCGTGCGGGATCGTGACGGGGAGCGGCGAGGGCGACGGCGGGTGCGCGGGTACGGGCGCGCGCCGGGCCCGGCCGCCGTGGCCGCCCGGAATCCAGGGGCGGTGGCTGGTCGCGGAGGAGTACCGGGCCGCACAGCAGGATGGCGTCGATCCGGTGCTCGCGGTGATGTGCGCGACCGGGCACAGCCGCCGCAAGTCGCTCAGGATGATCGCGCAGGCGCGTGACGCGGGCTTCCTGACCCCGCGTCACGCACGGCGTGGCTGA
- a CDS encoding DUF305 domain-containing protein codes for MLHRRTLRVPVALTALTALTVLGLGACDSGPAPGPDRASGPPVLVPGKPGDANRTLSAQEAAQQRADDDTPNSADVEYARMMVEHHSQALEMTGLVPDRAASAQVRKVAERIAAAQGPEIDVLEAWLDEHGRARSAEGHARHAMPGMATGTQLRELRAARGKAFDRLFLTLMITHHEGAITMAADAKAQGNNLRIEEMADDVIAQQTSEITRMRRML; via the coding sequence GTGCTCCACCGCCGCACGCTGCGTGTCCCGGTCGCGCTGACCGCGCTGACCGCGCTGACCGTACTCGGACTCGGTGCCTGCGACTCCGGCCCGGCGCCCGGACCGGACCGCGCGAGCGGCCCCCCGGTGCTCGTGCCGGGCAAGCCGGGGGACGCCAACCGGACCCTGTCCGCGCAGGAGGCGGCCCAGCAGCGCGCCGACGACGACACGCCCAACTCGGCGGACGTGGAGTACGCCCGGATGATGGTCGAACACCACTCCCAGGCCCTGGAGATGACCGGACTCGTCCCCGACCGCGCCGCGTCGGCCCAGGTGAGGAAGGTGGCCGAGCGCATCGCGGCCGCCCAGGGGCCCGAGATCGACGTGCTCGAGGCCTGGCTGGACGAGCACGGCAGGGCGCGGAGCGCCGAGGGCCACGCGCGGCACGCCATGCCCGGCATGGCCACCGGGACCCAGCTGCGCGAGCTGCGGGCGGCCCGCGGGAAGGCCTTCGACCGGTTGTTCCTGACCCTGATGATCACCCATCACGAGGGGGCGATCACGATGGCGGCGGACGCCAAGGCGCAGGGGAACAACCTGAGGATCGAGGAGATGGCGGACGACGTGATCGCCCAGCAGACGAGCGAGATCACCCGGATGCGGCGGATGCTGTGA
- a CDS encoding NADH:flavin oxidoreductase/NADH oxidase: MTALFEPFTLRDVTIPNRVWMPPMCQYSAAPEGPEAGVPHDWHFAHYAARAAGGTGLIVVEATAVAPEGRISPYDLGIWNDTQAEAFRRITRFLTGQGTVPAIQLAHAGRKASTDRPWKGGAPLGPDAHGWQPLAPSAVPFDERHPVPAELTPADIRAIVGQFADAARRALAAGFEIAEIHGAHGYLIHEFLSPHSNHRTDAYGGSYENRTRFALEVVDAVREVWPDDKPLFFRVSATDWLEEGGWTPDDTVRLARDLQAHGIDLLDVSTGGNAAAVRIPTGPGYQVPFAARVKAETTLPVAAVGLITEAEQAEKILSNGEADAVLLGRELLRNPSWARHAARELGGEVRVPDQYHRSV; the protein is encoded by the coding sequence GTGACCGCGCTCTTCGAGCCCTTCACCCTGCGCGACGTGACGATCCCCAACCGCGTGTGGATGCCGCCGATGTGCCAGTACTCCGCGGCCCCCGAAGGGCCCGAGGCCGGTGTGCCGCACGACTGGCACTTCGCCCACTACGCGGCCCGCGCGGCCGGCGGCACGGGCCTGATCGTCGTCGAGGCCACCGCGGTCGCCCCCGAGGGCCGCATCTCGCCCTACGACCTCGGGATCTGGAACGACACCCAGGCCGAGGCCTTCCGCCGGATCACCCGTTTCCTCACCGGCCAGGGCACCGTGCCGGCCATCCAGCTCGCCCACGCCGGACGCAAGGCCTCCACCGACCGGCCCTGGAAGGGCGGGGCGCCGCTGGGCCCGGACGCGCACGGCTGGCAGCCGCTCGCGCCGAGCGCGGTCCCCTTCGACGAGCGGCACCCCGTCCCGGCCGAGCTGACGCCCGCGGACATCCGCGCGATCGTCGGGCAGTTCGCCGACGCGGCCCGCCGCGCGCTGGCCGCCGGGTTCGAGATCGCCGAGATCCACGGCGCCCACGGCTACCTGATCCACGAGTTCCTCTCCCCGCACTCCAACCACCGCACCGACGCCTACGGCGGCTCGTACGAGAACCGCACCCGGTTCGCCCTGGAGGTCGTCGACGCCGTCCGGGAGGTCTGGCCGGACGACAAGCCGCTGTTCTTCCGCGTGTCGGCGACCGACTGGCTGGAGGAGGGCGGCTGGACCCCCGACGACACGGTCCGCCTGGCCCGCGACCTCCAGGCCCACGGCATCGACCTGCTCGACGTCTCGACCGGCGGGAACGCCGCCGCCGTCCGCATCCCCACCGGACCCGGCTACCAGGTGCCCTTCGCCGCGCGGGTGAAGGCCGAGACCACCCTGCCGGTCGCGGCGGTGGGTCTGATCACCGAAGCCGAGCAGGCCGAGAAGATCCTCTCCAACGGGGAGGCGGACGCCGTGCTGCTCGGCCGGGAGTTGCTGCGCAACCCCTCCTGGGCCCGGCACGCGGCGCGGGAGCTGGGCGGCGAGGTGCGGGTGCCGGACCAGTACCACCGGTCCGTCTGA